One Glutamicibacter mishrai genomic window carries:
- the xdhC gene encoding xanthine dehydrogenase accessory protein XdhC — protein sequence MESWIDAVSTLRAQRRAAVLLTVTAVRGHAPREAGAKMVIAADETFGSVGGGNLEMVAITRARELISQGTTSPETMELRLNDKAPATYGRQCCGGEVKLLLEPLPVPKTVAIFGLGHVGMELARILSRHPIDLYLTDSRPDTVDAARLLQPSVASIQAQVAVMGEQVLSTLPEGSHVLIMTHDHAEDFHLSDAALRHPSLGSIGLIGSKAKWVRFRKNLTNSGHTEQQISRIQCPIGIPQVSGKQPAVIAISVAAQLMGLLAEPPAAKRSPNVLELRA from the coding sequence ATGGAATCGTGGATTGATGCGGTCAGCACCCTGCGCGCTCAGCGGCGCGCAGCGGTACTGCTGACCGTCACCGCGGTGCGCGGACATGCTCCACGTGAAGCCGGAGCCAAAATGGTCATCGCCGCAGATGAAACCTTCGGGTCGGTCGGTGGCGGAAACCTGGAAATGGTGGCTATCACCCGGGCCCGCGAGCTGATCAGCCAGGGGACAACAAGCCCGGAAACCATGGAACTGAGGTTGAACGACAAGGCCCCGGCTACCTATGGCCGTCAGTGCTGCGGCGGGGAGGTGAAGCTCTTGCTCGAACCGTTGCCGGTGCCAAAAACGGTGGCAATTTTTGGGTTGGGACATGTGGGAATGGAGCTGGCTCGCATCCTCTCCCGCCACCCTATCGACCTGTATCTCACGGACTCGCGACCCGATACGGTCGACGCCGCGAGATTGTTGCAGCCCAGCGTTGCTTCGATCCAAGCCCAGGTTGCAGTCATGGGGGAGCAGGTGCTCAGCACGCTTCCCGAAGGCAGCCATGTGTTGATCATGACCCATGATCATGCCGAGGACTTCCACCTCAGTGATGCCGCCTTGCGCCATCCTTCGCTGGGATCCATCGGGTTGATCGGATCCAAGGCCAAGTGGGTTCGTTTCCGCAAGAACCTGACCAACAGCGGACACACCGAACAGCAGATCTCACGGATCCAGTGCCCCATCGGGATTCCCCAGGTGTCCGGCAAGCAGCCGGCGGTGATCGCCATCAGCGTGGCAGCCCAGCTCATGGGCCTGCTGGCGGAGCCGCCTGCGGCCAAGCGCTCGCCGAATGTTTTAGAGCTACGGGCCTAG
- a CDS encoding xanthine dehydrogenase small subunit has protein sequence MSAENSLKTGCRITVNGNELDFAGPPHSNALDFLRNQGLVGSKEGCAEGECGACAILVARSDADGSRWTSVNACLVPAAALDGQEVVTAEGLGSVDQLHPVQQEMADRGGSQCGYCTPGFICSMAAEYYRPERAEQHRGGHPADHECGPNGFDLHSLSGNLCRCTGYRPIRDAAYALGDPAADDPLAARQAQGAPAPVATDLLAADTPTGQLGRFRRPASLGEALQILADEPETTVVAGSTDWGVDVNIKGARARSVLAIDRLEELRQLRWEKDFLEIGASLTLSEIERQLAGDVPLLGQLFGQFASRLIRNSATMGGNLGTGSPIGDTPPALLALNAQLVLTSVQGPRVVELSEYFTGYRQTVRDAGELITAIRVPLPLATHTSFQKISKRRFDDISSVAVGYALNVVDGVITSARIGLGGVAATPLRAVATEAMLEGKPWTLETIRAAATVMASEGTPMDDHRASAKYRKAMLASSLERFYAQQLAVPAPNKEVQP, from the coding sequence ATGAGTGCCGAAAATTCCCTGAAAACCGGTTGCCGGATCACCGTCAACGGCAACGAACTGGACTTCGCCGGTCCACCGCACAGCAACGCGCTGGACTTCCTGCGCAACCAGGGCCTGGTAGGCAGCAAGGAAGGCTGCGCCGAAGGCGAATGCGGTGCCTGCGCCATCCTGGTGGCCCGCAGCGATGCCGACGGCAGCCGGTGGACCTCGGTGAATGCCTGCCTGGTGCCCGCCGCGGCGCTCGACGGGCAGGAAGTGGTCACCGCCGAAGGCCTGGGCAGCGTGGATCAGCTGCACCCGGTCCAGCAGGAAATGGCCGATCGCGGCGGATCCCAGTGCGGATACTGCACCCCGGGCTTCATCTGCTCCATGGCCGCCGAATACTACCGGCCAGAACGCGCCGAACAGCACCGCGGCGGGCATCCGGCGGACCATGAATGCGGCCCGAACGGATTCGACCTGCATTCGCTGTCCGGGAACCTGTGCCGCTGCACCGGCTATCGTCCGATTCGCGACGCCGCCTATGCGCTGGGCGATCCCGCCGCGGACGATCCCTTGGCGGCCCGCCAGGCCCAGGGCGCTCCGGCACCGGTGGCCACCGACCTTTTGGCCGCCGATACCCCCACCGGGCAGCTCGGACGCTTCCGCCGCCCGGCCAGTTTGGGCGAAGCCCTGCAGATCCTGGCCGACGAACCGGAGACCACCGTCGTGGCAGGCAGTACCGATTGGGGAGTGGATGTCAACATCAAGGGCGCCCGAGCTCGCAGCGTGCTGGCCATCGACCGGCTCGAAGAACTGCGCCAGCTGCGCTGGGAAAAGGACTTCCTGGAGATCGGCGCGAGCCTGACCCTCAGCGAGATCGAACGCCAACTGGCAGGAGACGTGCCGCTGTTGGGCCAGCTTTTCGGACAGTTCGCGTCCCGGCTGATCCGCAACTCGGCCACCATGGGAGGCAACCTCGGCACCGGATCTCCGATCGGCGACACCCCGCCGGCCTTGCTGGCTTTGAACGCGCAGCTGGTGCTCACCAGCGTTCAAGGCCCGCGCGTGGTGGAACTCTCTGAGTATTTCACCGGGTACCGGCAGACCGTGCGTGACGCCGGCGAGCTGATCACCGCGATCCGCGTTCCTTTGCCGTTGGCAACCCATACCAGCTTCCAGAAGATCTCCAAGCGCCGCTTCGACGATATTTCCTCGGTCGCCGTGGGCTACGCGCTGAACGTGGTGGATGGGGTGATCACTTCCGCACGCATCGGCCTGGGCGGTGTGGCCGCCACCCCGCTGCGCGCCGTGGCCACCGAAGCCATGCTGGAAGGCAAGCCGTGGACGCTTGAGACGATTCGTGCCGCGGCCACCGTGATGGCGTCCGAAGGCACACCGATGGATGACCACCGAGCCAGCGCGAAGTACCGCAAAGCCATGCTTGCCTCGTCCCTGGAACGTTTTTATGCACAACAACTAGCGGTGCCAGCCCCGAACAAGGAGGTGCAGCCATGA
- the xdhB gene encoding xanthine dehydrogenase molybdopterin binding subunit has product MSQLSQRPEAAIVGQRHRHESAAAHVTGTALYTDDLAHRLAGVLHAYPVQSTVAHAKILGLDTAPALGIPGVIQVITAADIPGVNDQGAKHDEPLLPVDEVMFYGQPVAWVLGEDLEAAKAGAKAVSVDYEPLESLITVQDAIKANSFHGIQPVIQKGDWDAGFEQAAHVFEGDFDFAGQEHFYLETQNSLALVDESGQILIHCSTQHPTETQDIVSHVLGVPAHEISVQVLRMGGGFGGKEMQPHGYAAVAALGAKLTGRPVRVRLDRTLDITMTGKRHGFYATWKIGFDEQGRILALDAQLTADGGWSLDLSEPVLTRAMCHIDNSYWIPNVRVSGRVAKCHKTSQTAFRGFGGPQGMLVMEDILGRVAPQLGIEARELRRLNFYTEGQDTPYYQPVRHPERIDAAWQQVLDSADVAAREAEIAEFNKNNPYSKRALAITPVKFGISFNLTAFNQGGALVLVYKDGSVLVNHGGTEMGQGLHTKMLQVAATSLGVPLSSVRIAPTRTDKVPNTSATAASSGSDLNGGAVKDACEQIQARLSQVAAGKFGVPAADIRFAHGKITALGKTEELEWNDVVRDAYMQRIQLSAAGYYRTEGLHWDLSRMTGSPFKYFSYGVAASEVEVSSFDGSYVLRRVDIVHDVGDSLSPMIDLGQIEGGFVQGTGWLTLEDLRWDTSDGPGRGRVATQAASTYKIPSFSEMPEVFNVALLDKAHEEGVVYGSKAVGEPPLMLAFSVREALRQAVAAFGPEGSSVQLASPATPEAVFWAIDSVRG; this is encoded by the coding sequence ATGAGCCAGCTATCCCAACGCCCCGAAGCAGCGATTGTCGGCCAGCGCCACCGCCATGAATCGGCGGCGGCCCACGTTACCGGCACCGCCCTGTACACCGATGATCTGGCCCATCGGCTTGCTGGAGTTCTGCACGCGTACCCGGTGCAATCAACGGTTGCCCACGCAAAAATCCTGGGCCTTGATACCGCGCCAGCGCTGGGAATCCCGGGAGTCATCCAGGTCATCACCGCCGCCGATATCCCGGGAGTCAACGACCAGGGTGCCAAGCATGATGAGCCCCTGCTTCCGGTGGATGAAGTCATGTTCTATGGCCAGCCGGTGGCCTGGGTCCTCGGCGAAGATCTGGAAGCCGCCAAGGCTGGAGCCAAAGCGGTCTCGGTGGACTACGAGCCGCTGGAATCCTTGATCACCGTGCAAGATGCCATCAAAGCCAATAGCTTCCACGGCATCCAGCCGGTGATCCAGAAGGGCGATTGGGACGCCGGGTTCGAGCAGGCCGCCCACGTTTTCGAGGGCGACTTCGACTTCGCCGGGCAGGAGCACTTCTACCTGGAAACGCAGAATTCGCTGGCGCTCGTTGATGAGAGCGGACAGATCCTGATCCACTGCTCAACCCAGCACCCTACCGAAACCCAGGACATCGTCTCCCACGTGCTCGGCGTGCCGGCGCACGAAATCTCCGTGCAGGTCTTGCGCATGGGCGGCGGCTTCGGCGGCAAGGAAATGCAGCCGCACGGTTATGCAGCCGTGGCTGCCCTGGGCGCCAAGCTGACCGGACGGCCGGTGCGGGTGCGCCTGGATCGCACCTTGGATATCACCATGACCGGTAAGCGCCACGGCTTCTACGCCACCTGGAAAATCGGCTTTGATGAACAGGGGCGGATCCTTGCCCTGGATGCCCAGCTGACTGCCGATGGCGGTTGGAGCCTGGATCTTTCTGAACCGGTTCTCACCCGTGCCATGTGCCATATCGACAATTCCTACTGGATTCCGAATGTCCGGGTCTCCGGGCGGGTGGCCAAATGCCATAAGACCTCGCAGACCGCCTTCCGCGGGTTCGGCGGTCCGCAGGGCATGTTGGTGATGGAAGATATCTTGGGCCGGGTCGCACCGCAGCTGGGAATCGAGGCCCGCGAACTGCGCCGGCTCAACTTCTACACCGAAGGCCAGGACACCCCGTACTACCAGCCGGTGCGCCATCCCGAGCGCATCGACGCAGCCTGGCAGCAGGTCCTCGACTCAGCGGACGTGGCAGCGCGCGAAGCAGAAATTGCCGAGTTCAACAAGAACAATCCCTACAGCAAGCGAGCGCTGGCGATCACTCCGGTGAAGTTCGGCATCTCCTTCAACCTCACCGCCTTCAACCAGGGCGGGGCGCTGGTATTGGTCTATAAAGACGGTTCGGTACTGGTGAACCACGGTGGCACCGAAATGGGCCAGGGCCTGCACACCAAAATGCTGCAGGTGGCGGCAACCAGTCTGGGAGTGCCATTATCCAGCGTGCGCATTGCCCCAACGCGCACCGACAAGGTGCCCAATACCTCGGCCACCGCCGCCAGTTCGGGCAGCGACTTGAACGGCGGGGCGGTCAAAGATGCGTGCGAGCAGATCCAGGCCCGGCTGTCCCAGGTAGCTGCCGGCAAATTCGGAGTCCCGGCCGCGGATATCCGCTTTGCCCACGGCAAGATCACCGCATTGGGCAAAACCGAAGAACTCGAATGGAACGACGTGGTCCGCGATGCCTACATGCAGCGCATCCAACTCTCGGCCGCGGGATACTACCGGACCGAAGGATTGCATTGGGATCTGTCGCGCATGACCGGAAGCCCGTTCAAGTACTTCTCCTATGGGGTGGCCGCCAGTGAGGTGGAAGTCAGCAGCTTTGACGGCTCCTATGTCTTGCGCCGGGTGGATATCGTTCATGACGTGGGCGATTCCCTCTCGCCAATGATCGACCTGGGACAGATCGAAGGCGGTTTTGTCCAGGGCACTGGCTGGTTGACACTGGAAGACCTGCGCTGGGATACCTCCGATGGCCCGGGCCGCGGACGGGTGGCTACCCAGGCGGCCAGCACCTACAAGATCCCGAGCTTCTCTGAAATGCCAGAAGTCTTCAACGTTGCCCTGCTGGACAAGGCTCATGAAGAAGGCGTGGTGTACGGCTCCAAAGCGGTCGGCGAACCGCCGCTGATGCTGGCCTTCTCGGTGCGTGAAGCATTGCGCCAAGCGGTCGCTGCTTTTGGCCCGGAAGGTTCATCGGTCCAATTAGCTTCACCTGCAACTCCTGAAGCGGTGTTCTGGGCTATCGACTCGGTGCGTGGGTAA